Below is a genomic region from Cynocephalus volans isolate mCynVol1 chromosome 14, mCynVol1.pri, whole genome shotgun sequence.
GTTGCcaaatagatggtccccagcatcaccctctcccacaatcaaccaatttacaactattaaaaagcaacgactgccaagctggggctgctagagctcaggggaaggggaggagagacctgtggagttcatgaaggcaggaaaagccacgatgagagaaagaaaggaccgcgcTGACCATTTTAAGctctgaccacttcaaggctggccctggtgagcacgcggagcaagagctggcaaaagccactgcagtgcccttcgtatgaagctgcttggaggctgcaggggagaagagggccttggtggttgCCAGACCAGCAAGGCCACTAACAAGGTTCccctggacccacataggagtgaggggccagagacaactgaaaaaaggagccactcagaggctggtgagtcatggCAAGGGAACTgtgcatggcctgtcctatgggaagtgtttggagtgcaggtgctAGAGGAGACGTGCCcactggggaaacactggggcacagcatggacagctcatctgccctccaatcagcacaggaccactcagtggagactggtcaggaataaaaAACTGCAGcgggtgcagtttgctggaaagactcaggcctggaccagagtttccacacaactcaggtgcaccagacctcacaagacctagaagtgattacaaggtcaacaattaaaacctgagctgcacaaaaagccttccccccaaaatcagcagcaaagcagcagtttagctcaactccagggctcaagtgctgattCCCACAgtaagttccctcattttagaagtaagcaaaggacaaccaattagttccagtgcagaatttagtggtaggaatagcaaataatccaacacagaactgaaagaataaCACGCACagatcaaagttctgatattaaacAGTAAAGGTCTGATACCACAAAAGAAACttataaaacttagaaggactggaagcccccctggCTCCCAAACCAGAGTGGAGGGAAGGCCGAGGGactcagccatgtccccctgatgtccccagcccagccgtgaccaagccaccactggaaacccctgggctcccctgacaGAGTGAGAGGGATGCCATGGCCCCCCCTTTGCTTCTCCTCCCCCCAatcccctcccctttctcttctccccctccccatacgtgttccacaacatcttagaatgtgaaagaaaaaaaaattaattaattaactaaaaaaaaatacacacacactctaccCTCACCACCACCTTCCCCCTTGGCAAAACCTTGGGCTCTAGAACACATTGAATGCATTGCTGGCCCCAAACCTTCTCAGGAGGCCACATCCCGTTCCTCTGCTATGTGACTTGGCAGCACATCTCAGTGCAGACACCAGGTACGTCTTCCTCTGAGTCTGGGATGTTAGCAGATGTGACACCGGCAGGGGCTTGAAAAGGCATCTGCTTATTTCCGCTTTTGTCTTTGCTCCTCTGGATTACCTTTGAGCCATGCCTGAGCTGGCCTGCAGGTAAGTGAGAGAACCCAGTCACCCTGTCACTTTAACCAATCCCAAAACATTGGAATATGGTGATCTGAGGTCAAAAGAGCAGCCCGGCCAACCCCAGCCAAAGTGTCTGACCCAAGGACTCATGAGCTAAATCAGAGCTGATTATCGTTTTGTGGTTGTTTCTTTATGCAGCAGTACCATGGCACCAGGCAAATGAAACACAGGCAAACCGAAAGGACTGAGTGGAACAGAGCACCTCCACCACGCCACCACCAAGCACGAGGGACTCTGATGTGAACCAGCAATGAGCTTTTATTGTGTTCCCCCACTGAAATGTCAGGGTCTGCTTGTTACTATAGTACTGCAGACCCTATGCTGATGAATACACAGGGAAAGAGATCACAGGCCCCCTCCCTGATCACACGGGAGGTGACAGACTAAATCAATTAGAGGAGCAGCCACTAGCCTCATGCTCAGAGAAGAGTAATACTGGCGAGTTTTCTGGAACCCCAAGCCCTGGTAGATGGCTAGGGCAGACTGCTGCAAGATACACGTTACAAGGACAACTTCATTGTAGCCCCGGGTCCGGGCAAACTGGAGGACAGTCCTAACTAGGGCTTTTGCTATCCCCTGATGACGGTGCTCAAAGGCCACACAGAGGTGCAGCAGCTCCAACTGCTTCTTCTGCGAGGTGGGTTCCCCAGCGGGCCGAGCTCCCACTATGCCCACCACCTGCTCCTCAGACTCAGCCACCCAGAAGCAGGAACCATGCTCACTCAGGTAGGACTTGGTGACGTCAGACATGTCTGTGCACAAACTTAAGACTTCATATTGCTTCCAGGGATACCTGGCAAGGAACCACAGGACAGCTAGGAGGGTGAGGGTGGCCGTGAGGgccaggagccaggagccagaGACCAGGACGAGGGAGATGGGCCCCCCACCTATGAGCACGAGGGTTCGCGGCAGCTTCAGCAGGTGACAGAAGGTGGTGGGGACTTGCTCAAGTATCCCCTGGGAGAATAAGTCCAGCACCCACTTGCGGTCGCTTTCCCTGTACTTGCGGATATGAAAAGATGCCATGGGGAGACTCCTGGGTCTGAAATTCCAAGTCCAGAAGAGAGAGCCAGACATCTCTGCACACTTCCCAGCGGccctggagaagagagaggatgCCATGTGAGTGCCCCCATGGCTCCCAGCCTCCCAGGAACAGCGGAGACCCTGCTCAACGGTGTGTCTTTCTCCATTTGCCTAAAGGAAGGAGGTCACTGCCACTGGGAGAAGGTGTAGGATCAGAGAGACCTGCATTTGAATCCTGGTTCCATCCCTTTCTAGCTGCGTAACCTAGAGGATGTTACTTAGcccctctgtccctctgtcccccTGCCTTCTAGGCTTGTTCTGAGAATTTAGTACAATAACTTCCATGAAGCACTAATATGTAAAGTACCTTCCCCTCCAGCCTCTTTTCCATTGTACTGGTTCTCTCACCTTCTTGGTACACTGGGTGGCACCGTGCAGCAGCCAGACCACATGTCCTGGCCCTTAAGTTCCCCTCCAGGGAGCATACATTGCAGACATTCTGTGTTCCCGAGCACAGGTTTCAGCAAAGGGTTTTTCCCCCTTCGTTGCATATTTTTAGGGGGCTGTCGTGGCGTAAGAGCCAAATACCAAATATGGTCCAGCCTCAAGATCCCTAGGAATGTGACTGGACTCCAGGCCCACACTCAGGGCACTGTTCTTCCACCTGTGTCCTCTCACCTGCTGCCACAAGAGCTTGAGTGTCCAGGGCAGCCTCAGCACTCAGTCTCTGACTGCATCCAGGAGAGTGTCCAGGGTGTGCCCCACCTCTCGGGAGTGGGTCTAAATAGTTAACTTATTGGCTGGCCCCTGGAAGTTTGATACTCATAAACCCCATGGTCAAGGAGCTGGGCTATTGCACCACAGGGATCCCCTCATGCATTCAGTTTTGTGTTCAGAAGGAATTAGCCTGGAGGGGCGAAGCAGGGTCTGCAAAAGCCCAGGGGTCATCATCCTCACGGCTGGCTTGCCACCCTCTTCCCATAAAAGTTCAGAAGGAGAGCATCCCCCACCTGACACATCTGACACTCTTAGAGGTCCACTCTGGTACCTGTGCTCAGCTGCTGGAGCCTTGGGAATGCAGGTGTTTTGTCACGCAGGCCAGAGTTTGAGTCCCCTGACTCAGCAGCAAGGTCCTTCACAGCCTGGATTCTCCCTGTTGAGGCTCTGTCTGGTTCAAGATACAACCATTATTCGCAGTTGCCCTCACTTACCTGTCCAGCTTCCATGTCCACTCATTAATTTCTTCACTCAACAATTGTGTGTGGTGTACCTATGGTGTTCCAGGTGTCATTTTCAGTGGCAATGTTGACATACAGCTGACAGGCTCTGGCATTCTGTGTGTCTGGTTTGTGTTCTGGTCACTGGTCAGAGCCTGTGCCATACCAGTTGCTAGCATATTGCACTGAGGATGTGCAGGAACTACAAGAGGCAATGgcaaaacaaacaggaaatccCTTCTCTTGGGAACTCACCTGTTAGTGAGGGCACGCAGCCCTTCCGGAGACTAGCTCATGCCCCTCTCCACATGCTCTGACCTCACAGACCAGTTAAGCTTCCCCCCCAGTTTACATTCTCATGGCTTCCTGAGGCAGGGTTACAAGTGCAAGCATTTACTGTAACGTTTAGCTAATGCTTCTTGTGCACCATGTGTCCTGTGGGCACTTGAGATTAAGCAGAGAAGCCAGAAGACACAGGGTCTTACATTTTGGAGCTCCACAGGAGTTTTTGGTGTTGGGGAGACAGGTGGATGTCTCTCACAACTGGGACAGGGCCAGAGGGAGGGAGATGCTCTGGCTGCTCAAAGAGAATATAAGAGGGCTTCTTGGGGACGGACGTGGGCCAAGACAGGAAGGAGGGGTAGGCCCGAGCAAGGCGGGGATAGAGGAGTGATGCAGACTGAAGAGACAGAAACCTGAAGACCCTGAGTAAGAAcaaaagcaaagctttagggAAAGATGGCTGATATGGCCACTGAGTAGCAATGTGCATGGGGCAGCGGCAGCCTGGCCTTGCGGGGCCCATTATCAGGCGAGGTAGTTTGGCTCTATTCCAAGAGCAAAAGGACATTGATACGGAGTAGAGGGTCTGCGGAGGCCCAATAGCCAggctcaacccaccccatcctcttaccaggttcttgacacCACCatgggaaagaattcaagaacaaAGTCATAGTATAAAGTGAGAACGGGTTCAATATAACGAAtaagatttcacagagagaatgctgcctagctccagagactgagcagagcccacTCCAAGTTTAACCCCAAAGTAATAAAGACACACAACATTTAATACAaggtgcaggctggctccagagagtgagcagctgcttgctaaaagtaagcttaacacaaaagtaaagtatacacacctcagccggTGAATTGTGGGTTGGCCCCTGGAAAGTGAGCAACTccaccttctgccaggattccacttttatgGTTTTGCtacctaatacatattcatgctattaTTAAAGTATTCacctaagggggtggttccctgttatgtaacatagtcttacACGTGCTctgttggtctccttttagggcatgttcattggtcaaattctgtcACCAGGcgtattcaagaatattctgtactCTTTAGCAcatccagtggaaggtcattcaaaggagaAACACCTTACTACTGAACATGCTCGATCACTGGGGTCATATAGGCCTGTATCAATTCCTTTTACTGAACATGCTCAGCTACTAGAGTTATGTAACTCCTTTCTATCAAACATGCCCAGCCATTGGATTTGCATAGTCTTCCCCGTGTGGTCAAATCTTCCCGTGTTGGTACCAAAAATATGTCCAACAAGCAACATGAACTCTCCTCTAGGGCAGGGCCTAGAGGAGGGaattgagaccttggggagtggcttgaaacccagaggcgtgtcctgaaacctgaacccacggaaactgagcatctcctatctcAACACCACTGATATACTTTTTGATAGGGAGTAACATGaacaaggtgtgtgtgtgtgcatgtgcacacacgtgcatcACTCTGGATGCATGTGGAGAATAAGCCAGAGGAGGACAGAAGATACAGCAGATACCCCCTGAAGACCAGTGTACCATTCAGGTTAAAGAAGGGCCCCCAAGCACAGCTATTCAGGTTTCTCATTGCTCAAGAGCACATGGCCAAGGAAAACTAGTGGGAACTAAAACGAGCCTTACTCCATTTGCCAAGCCATGAGCCCAGGCATGGAGATGAGGCTGGCAAGAAGAGGCACATTTTATTCAATGAGCTGCATTGCTTGATGGGGTACCTTTTTCTGTAATCACAGAACAATCAGGGTAAGCAGAGGCCCGTGAGGGATAGTGGTGGGTTGGACAAGAGTGAGGTGGTCAAGATGATGAGACCTGGACCACCTGGAAGTGCATTTGGGAACAGAAATGGCAGGAGTTTGAATGATATGAATGGGGATGAGGATGAGGAAGGAGTCAGAGATGACAGCCAGGTTTCTGCAAGAGCATCTAGGAGGATGCCAGAGAGGGGCTAGATTTGGGAAGATCAAGACTTCCCCTGTAGGTGATGTCCTGAAGCCTTCCTCACAGGAAACCAGAAGCTGGAGGCCTACAGCTGGAAGCCAGAGCCAGAGGATAGACGCTGCTGAAATCCCAGACCTTTGGTGTCTGATGAGACCTCAAAGTAAAGTTTAACTTACATCATGGGTGTCTGTTACACTGTTCTTagtacattttaacattttctttaaacatttcaatGTTAAGCAACAGTTAACTAGGAATCAAACAAGGAGAACAGAGGTCTCTGGTGTCCCATTGAGTATTTCTGGTAAGAGTCTGTCTAATACTAACCAGTTGGAAATCTAACAATCAAGTGAAGGGTCAGGGGGTTATGGCCTGTCCCTGT
It encodes:
- the NAT8 gene encoding N-acetyltransferase 8: MASFHIRKYRESDRKWVLDLFSQGILEQVPTTFCHLLKLPRTLVLIGGGPISLVLVSGSWLLALTATLTLLAVLWFLARYPWKQYEVLSLCTDMSDVTKSYLSEHGSCFWVAESEEQVVGIVGARPAGEPTSQKKQLELLHLCVAFEHRHQGIAKALVRTVLQFARTRGYNEVVLVTCILQQSALAIYQGLGFQKTRQYYSSLSMRLVAAPLIDLVCHLPCDQGGGL